From Pseudomonas hefeiensis, one genomic window encodes:
- a CDS encoding AglZ/HisF2 family acetamidino modification protein: MQRKRVIPCLLLKDRGLVKTVKFKSPKYIGDPVNAIRIFNEKEVDELVLLDIEASLSGREPDYELIAEVAGECFMPICYGGGICTLEHAQKIFSLGIEKIALNSAALADIELLRKIADQFGSQSVVCSIDCKKSLLGRYSVYSQAGMKDTKISPIEWARKAEAAGAGEIFLNSIDRDGMMQGYDISLIKSVVAAVDIPVIACGGAGSIADLNEPFEKAGVSAVAAGSFFVFHGKHKAVLISYPDLNQNFSRD; this comes from the coding sequence ATGCAAAGAAAACGTGTAATACCCTGTCTTCTACTAAAGGATAGAGGACTCGTCAAAACGGTAAAATTCAAATCGCCTAAATATATTGGCGATCCAGTAAACGCCATCCGAATTTTTAATGAAAAAGAAGTTGATGAACTGGTACTGTTAGATATTGAGGCGTCATTATCAGGGCGCGAACCAGACTATGAGTTAATCGCAGAAGTTGCTGGGGAGTGTTTTATGCCCATTTGCTATGGCGGGGGCATTTGTACTCTTGAGCATGCGCAGAAAATTTTTTCGTTAGGTATTGAGAAAATCGCGTTGAATTCCGCCGCCTTGGCCGATATTGAGTTGTTGAGAAAGATTGCAGATCAGTTTGGCTCTCAAAGTGTGGTTTGCTCAATAGATTGCAAAAAAAGCTTGCTCGGGAGATATTCGGTTTATTCCCAAGCAGGCATGAAAGATACCAAAATTTCGCCAATTGAATGGGCTAGGAAAGCTGAGGCGGCAGGGGCTGGTGAAATATTCCTTAATTCCATTGATCGTGACGGAATGATGCAGGGGTATGATATATCTTTAATAAAATCAGTCGTCGCTGCTGTGGATATTCCTGTCATAGCGTGTGGCGGTGCGGGGTCGATAGCTGATCTGAACGAGCCGTTCGAAAAGGCAGGGGTGTCTGCGGTTGCTGCAGGAAGTTTCTTCGTTTTTCACGGGAAGCATAAAGCTGTTTTAATCAGCTATCCTGATCTTAATCAGAACTTTTCGAGAGATTAA
- the hisH gene encoding imidazole glycerol phosphate synthase subunit HisH, which produces MIVVVDYGVGNIASVLNMLKRVGAKAKASRLAEDIESAEKLILPGVGAFDAGMRTLRQSGLIDVLNQQAVVFRKPVMGVCLGAQMLGRGSEEGDEPGLGWIDMDIKRFEKRAERKVPHMGWSHVSRNYEHPLVQGLTDESRFYFVHGYYMSPDNDQDTLLTADYGQKFTAAVAKNNIFGFQFHPEKSHRFGMQLFKNFVELA; this is translated from the coding sequence ATGATTGTCGTCGTCGACTACGGGGTAGGAAACATTGCTTCAGTATTGAACATGCTTAAGCGGGTTGGTGCCAAAGCCAAGGCTTCCAGGTTGGCTGAGGATATTGAGAGCGCAGAAAAGCTTATTCTGCCTGGCGTGGGGGCCTTTGACGCCGGAATGAGAACGCTGCGTCAAAGCGGACTCATCGATGTTCTCAATCAGCAGGCGGTTGTTTTTCGAAAACCTGTTATGGGGGTGTGCCTAGGGGCGCAAATGTTGGGGCGTGGCTCTGAAGAAGGAGACGAACCAGGGCTCGGGTGGATCGACATGGATATCAAGCGGTTTGAAAAGCGTGCCGAAAGGAAGGTGCCGCACATGGGCTGGAGCCATGTTTCGCGAAATTACGAACATCCCTTGGTGCAAGGGCTGACTGATGAAAGTCGTTTTTATTTCGTTCATGGGTATTACATGTCGCCTGATAACGATCAGGACACACTTTTGACTGCTGATTATGGGCAGAAGTTTACTGCGGCGGTCGCTAAAAATAACATTTTTGGATTTCAGTTCCATCCGGAGAAAAGTCACCGGTTTGGAATGCAGCTATTCAAAAATTTTGTAGAGCTAGCCTGA